Proteins from a single region of Chitinibacter bivalviorum:
- a CDS encoding alpha/beta hydrolase family protein: MKKILSIGMAALALNLSSSAWSLNIVPPGDRDTQLDRWSNRPEEQVVKITTEAPLNWSKLDVKVWRQPKPAPYVVLLHGSASIHEKGRIEGWWRNADDVQALFYSMGFHVVQLTRRGYGDSEGTRSEVFANKSAHSDNEYTTLLLKDAALDVAPVLQWASKQADFQPQAILVGHSFGGILALHTADLAPSVVGVIDIAGGLGFFNQTEPSKQDPTSLAAILANTKTKKPNLLIYAKHDTVIAYSLGEAIAAQQAKISNSTLISPKTLEGRDPHAALIMGMNIEFWQDDAYRFLRSLP, from the coding sequence ATGAAAAAAATACTTTCGATTGGCATGGCGGCTCTCGCTTTGAACCTGAGTAGCAGTGCATGGTCGCTCAATATCGTGCCGCCCGGTGATCGCGATACGCAGTTGGATCGCTGGTCAAATCGGCCTGAAGAGCAGGTGGTGAAAATCACCACCGAAGCGCCACTCAACTGGAGCAAGCTTGATGTGAAAGTCTGGCGCCAGCCCAAGCCTGCTCCGTATGTGGTGCTATTGCACGGCTCGGCCTCAATTCATGAGAAAGGGCGGATTGAAGGTTGGTGGCGCAATGCGGATGACGTGCAAGCCTTGTTCTACAGCATGGGTTTTCACGTCGTGCAATTAACGCGTCGCGGCTATGGCGATTCGGAAGGTACGCGCAGTGAAGTATTCGCGAATAAGTCCGCGCACAGTGACAATGAATACACCACACTGCTGCTGAAGGATGCGGCCTTGGATGTCGCTCCAGTCTTGCAGTGGGCCAGCAAACAAGCCGATTTTCAGCCACAAGCAATTTTGGTCGGTCATTCATTTGGCGGTATTCTGGCATTGCACACTGCCGATTTAGCCCCTAGTGTCGTTGGCGTCATCGATATTGCGGGTGGACTGGGCTTTTTCAATCAGACTGAGCCAAGCAAGCAAGATCCCACTAGCCTAGCGGCGATTCTGGCCAATACCAAAACCAAAAAGCCCAATTTGCTGATCTACGCCAAGCATGACACGGTGATCGCTTATTCGCTCGGCGAAGCGATTGCTGCGCAGCAAGCCAAAATCAGCAATAGCACCTTGATTAGCCCCAAAACGCTAGAAGGGCGCGACCCGCATGCGGCGCTCATCATGGGGATGAATATCGAATTCTGGCAGGACGACGCCTATCGGTTTTTGCGCTCCCTGCCTTGA
- a CDS encoding Imm32 family immunity protein — translation MKFYAYLESTPLAEPALLSEVTLVANPHELRKIARFLELAAEQMTQDPAQFEHVHLSDVDRDFTATPSLIVFNPQAL, via the coding sequence ATGAAGTTTTACGCTTATCTTGAAAGTACGCCGCTCGCCGAGCCAGCACTGCTCAGCGAAGTGACCTTGGTGGCCAATCCGCATGAGCTGCGCAAAATCGCTCGATTTCTCGAATTGGCCGCCGAGCAAATGACGCAGGATCCCGCCCAGTTTGAGCATGTTCATCTCAGTGATGTCGATCGTGATTTTACTGCTACGCCGAGTTTGATCGTCTTTAATCCGCAAGCGCTTTGA
- the secA gene encoding preprotein translocase subunit SecA, translating to MISNLLKKVFGSRNDRLLKQYGAIVKQINALEPSMAALSDDELRGKTEEFKSRLTKGETLDQILPEAFAVCREGGKRTLGMRHFDVQLIGGLVHHQGKISEMRTGEGKTLVATLAAYLNALTGKGVHVITVNDYLAQRDAAQMGKLFNFLGLSCGVNLGQMAHEDKQQAYACDITYGTNNEFGFDYLRDNMVFSPNERVQRALNFAIVDEVDSILIDEARTPLIISGPADDNTDLYKAMNVIPAQLVRQTEEEGEGDYWVDEKAHTVLLSEAGHEHVEAILTQMGLLPEGDSLYAAAHISLIHHLNAALRAHSLFVKDQHYVVMDGEVIIVDEHTGRLMSGRRWSEGLHQAVEAKEGVEIQQENQTLATITLQNYFRMYSKLSGMTGTADTEAYEFQQIYGLETVIIPTNKPMIRDDRQDQVFKTANEKYKAIITDIKGCVERGQPTLVGTTSIEQSELLSGILTSEGIAHNVLNAKHHAKEAQIVAQAGSLGQVTIATNMAGRGTDIVLGGSIEAQIKQIEADESLDEAAKAAQIATLKAEWQVKHDAVLAAGGLHIIGTERHDSRRIDNQLRGRSGRQGDPGSSRFYLSLEDTLLRIFAGDRVAYVMDKLKMPEGEPIEAGIVSRAIESAQRKVEGRNFDMRKQLLEYDDVSNEQRKAIYGQRNEILESEEVADTIGGMRDSYVSDLFDIYIPADTMEEQWDAEGLERALAELHVGVNVQDWIKNETTLTIEEMKKRVQAAAKAAYDSKVEQATETNFRNFERSVLLQHMDQYWREHLSALDHLRQGIHLRGYAQKNPKQEYKREAFELFSSLLEQIKRNVLQIVMTVQIRGPEDVQPVEQHEIPESAMQFTHEDIEAVLASGDEEKIREVIMAAMNQEGGPKIQFQGVGRNDPCPCGSGKKYKQCHGQLV from the coding sequence ATGATCTCGAATCTGCTGAAAAAAGTATTTGGAAGCCGTAACGACCGTTTGTTGAAACAATACGGTGCCATCGTCAAGCAGATTAATGCGTTGGAGCCGAGCATGGCCGCGCTGTCCGACGACGAGCTACGTGGCAAAACTGAAGAATTCAAATCTCGCCTGACCAAGGGCGAAACGCTCGATCAAATCTTACCTGAAGCATTCGCGGTATGTCGTGAAGGTGGTAAACGCACACTGGGCATGCGTCACTTTGATGTACAGCTCATTGGTGGCTTGGTTCACCATCAAGGCAAGATCTCCGAAATGCGCACGGGTGAAGGTAAAACACTGGTGGCGACCTTGGCCGCTTACCTGAACGCGCTGACTGGCAAAGGCGTTCACGTGATTACCGTGAATGATTACCTGGCGCAACGCGATGCGGCGCAAATGGGTAAATTATTCAATTTCCTGGGTCTGAGCTGCGGTGTGAACTTGGGTCAGATGGCGCACGAAGATAAACAACAAGCCTACGCTTGCGACATTACCTACGGCACCAATAACGAATTCGGCTTTGACTATCTGCGCGACAATATGGTGTTTTCACCCAATGAGCGCGTGCAACGAGCCTTGAATTTTGCCATCGTCGACGAAGTGGATTCGATCTTGATCGACGAAGCGCGTACCCCACTGATTATTTCTGGCCCAGCCGATGACAATACCGACCTGTACAAGGCGATGAATGTCATTCCAGCACAATTGGTTCGCCAGACCGAAGAAGAAGGCGAAGGCGACTACTGGGTGGATGAAAAAGCCCACACCGTCTTGCTGTCTGAAGCTGGTCACGAACACGTTGAAGCCATCCTGACGCAAATGGGCTTGTTGCCAGAAGGCGATAGCTTGTATGCCGCAGCCCACATCAGCCTAATTCACCATTTGAACGCCGCCTTGCGCGCGCACTCATTGTTTGTAAAAGACCAGCACTATGTCGTTATGGATGGTGAAGTCATCATCGTTGACGAACACACAGGCCGCTTGATGTCAGGTCGTCGTTGGTCAGAAGGCTTGCACCAAGCCGTCGAAGCCAAAGAAGGCGTTGAAATCCAGCAAGAAAACCAAACGCTGGCCACCATCACGCTGCAAAACTACTTCCGTATGTACAGCAAGCTGTCGGGCATGACTGGTACTGCGGATACTGAAGCCTACGAATTCCAGCAAATCTATGGTTTGGAAACGGTGATCATCCCGACCAACAAACCAATGATCCGCGACGATCGTCAAGATCAGGTGTTCAAAACTGCGAACGAAAAATACAAAGCCATCATCACCGACATCAAAGGGTGTGTTGAGCGCGGCCAGCCAACGCTGGTGGGCACGACGTCAATTGAGCAATCAGAATTGCTCTCTGGCATTTTGACGTCTGAAGGCATTGCCCATAACGTTTTGAACGCCAAGCACCACGCCAAAGAAGCACAGATCGTCGCGCAAGCTGGTAGCTTGGGTCAGGTGACCATTGCTACGAATATGGCCGGTCGCGGTACGGATATTGTGCTCGGCGGCAGTATCGAAGCTCAAATCAAGCAAATTGAAGCAGACGAATCACTCGATGAAGCAGCAAAAGCCGCTCAAATCGCGACGCTGAAAGCCGAATGGCAAGTGAAACACGACGCTGTTTTGGCGGCGGGTGGCTTGCACATTATCGGTACTGAGCGCCACGACTCACGTCGTATCGACAATCAGTTGCGTGGCCGTTCTGGCCGTCAAGGTGACCCAGGCTCCAGCCGTTTCTACCTGTCACTCGAAGACACGCTATTGCGTATTTTTGCTGGTGATCGCGTAGCTTACGTAATGGACAAGCTGAAAATGCCAGAAGGCGAGCCAATTGAAGCGGGCATCGTTTCACGCGCCATCGAATCAGCACAACGCAAAGTCGAAGGTCGCAACTTCGATATGCGTAAACAATTGCTGGAATACGATGATGTATCGAACGAGCAGCGCAAAGCCATTTATGGCCAGCGTAATGAGATTCTGGAAAGCGAAGAAGTGGCCGACACCATCGGCGGCATGCGTGACAGCTATGTGTCTGATTTGTTCGACATCTACATTCCTGCCGATACAATGGAAGAGCAATGGGATGCCGAAGGTTTGGAACGCGCGCTGGCCGAATTGCATGTGGGCGTGAATGTTCAGGATTGGATCAAAAATGAAACGACGCTGACTATCGAAGAGATGAAAAAGCGCGTTCAAGCCGCGGCCAAAGCAGCTTACGATTCGAAAGTGGAACAAGCGACTGAAACCAACTTCCGCAATTTCGAACGCTCGGTGTTGCTGCAACATATGGATCAATACTGGCGCGAACATTTGTCGGCACTGGATCATCTGCGTCAAGGCATTCACTTGCGCGGCTATGCACAGAAAAATCCGAAGCAAGAATACAAACGCGAGGCTTTTGAGCTGTTCTCTAGCTTGCTAGAGCAAATCAAACGCAATGTATTGCAGATTGTGATGACGGTGCAGATTCGTGGCCCAGAAGACGTGCAGCCCGTTGAGCAACATGAAATCCCTGAATCAGCGATGCAATTTACACATGAAGACATCGAAGCGGTCTTGGCCAGCGGTGACGAAGAGAAAATTCGCGAAGTGATTATGGCGGCGATGAATCAGGAAGGCGGGCCCAAAATCCAATTCCAAGGCGTTGGCCGTAACGATCCATGCCCATGCGGCTCGGGCAAGAAATACAAGCAATGCCATGGTCAATTAGTCTAA
- a CDS encoding DciA family protein codes for MSKHANFSQLVEGDYQLNRLVKQLDQLNHLLRIVQSVLPPEIARVCQGTAWAGSTLLVAVPSSAAATRLRQAEPAIIAALGQAGVHATAIRAKVQVALQQGNPMQTKTLRMTEPAKAAFSELETQVDDPELKAALANLLRHHLKK; via the coding sequence ATGAGTAAACACGCTAATTTTTCGCAGCTGGTTGAGGGCGACTATCAACTCAATCGTCTCGTCAAACAGCTCGATCAGCTCAATCACTTGCTGCGTATCGTGCAGTCAGTGCTGCCGCCCGAAATCGCGCGGGTTTGTCAGGGCACCGCCTGGGCGGGTAGCACCTTGCTGGTTGCTGTGCCCAGTAGTGCGGCGGCAACGCGTTTGCGTCAGGCCGAGCCCGCGATCATTGCTGCATTGGGACAGGCTGGGGTGCACGCTACCGCAATCCGTGCCAAGGTGCAAGTCGCGTTGCAACAGGGAAACCCGATGCAAACCAAGACCTTACGCATGACCGAACCCGCGAAGGCGGCGTTTTCCGAGCTAGAAACTCAGGTTGATGACCCCGAACTCAAAGCGGCATTGGCTAATTTATTACGTCATCACCTCAAGAAATAA
- a CDS encoding M23 family metallopeptidase, whose product MNIIVVSHRLDKAISLGPRELSALAMALTLLIGAAAFGLGMLFAPSRVEPLLRMMPGQHARQNEIDALAVQVGELQAKLTRLDGLASRVGDKTGIDIKPFLSQKAAPQGGLAHDGKPFAVDGLRTLLQDTDVKMAAMIDQLTLAEAILITPDASFLPRHAPLAIAPQSSSFGWRVDPFRGTQVFHEGIDYQGDTGTPIVAAATGKVVYAAYHPQYGNMVELDHGKDLTSRYAHASKLLVKVGDTVQVGQNVALLGSTGRSTGPHLHFEIRYRGVAQNPLRFLDAGQSNYAQASK is encoded by the coding sequence ATGAATATCATTGTGGTCTCTCACCGTCTTGATAAGGCCATCTCGCTTGGGCCGCGCGAACTCTCTGCGCTTGCCATGGCATTGACCTTATTAATTGGCGCCGCCGCATTTGGCCTCGGTATGTTGTTTGCACCCAGCCGCGTCGAGCCGCTATTGCGCATGATGCCCGGCCAGCACGCTCGCCAGAATGAAATTGACGCGCTCGCTGTGCAAGTGGGTGAGCTGCAAGCTAAATTAACCCGGCTCGATGGGCTGGCCAGCCGAGTGGGCGACAAAACTGGCATTGATATTAAACCGTTTCTCAGTCAAAAAGCTGCACCGCAGGGCGGTTTGGCGCACGATGGTAAACCATTTGCTGTCGATGGCTTGCGTACTTTATTGCAAGACACCGATGTCAAAATGGCGGCGATGATCGATCAGCTGACCTTGGCGGAAGCCATATTGATCACGCCAGACGCCTCTTTCCTGCCGCGCCACGCCCCATTGGCGATTGCTCCGCAGTCATCGAGCTTTGGCTGGCGCGTTGATCCATTTCGCGGCACCCAAGTTTTCCATGAAGGAATCGATTATCAGGGCGACACTGGCACGCCAATTGTGGCTGCCGCCACAGGCAAAGTCGTGTATGCAGCTTACCACCCTCAATATGGTAATATGGTCGAGCTTGATCATGGTAAAGATCTAACCAGTCGTTATGCTCACGCCAGTAAATTACTGGTTAAAGTTGGCGATACGGTGCAAGTGGGTCAAAACGTCGCGCTGCTTGGTAGCACAGGTCGCTCAACCGGCCCACACCTGCATTTTGAGATTCGTTATCGCGGCGTGGCGCAAAATCCACTGCGTTTTCTTGATGCGGGTCAATCAAACTATGCTCAAGCAAGTAAGTAA
- a CDS encoding undecaprenyl-diphosphate phosphatase translates to MDPILLFHSLIMGLVEGVTEFLPISSTGHLILTGDLLNFLSKEKRDVYEIFIQLGAMLAVVWEYRAKIGKTLAGAGKAGGERNLLLGIIVAFIPAAILGKLFSEHIKAVLFNPIAVSIAFIVGGLIILWAEKRQHTVTIETVDDLSLKDALKVGFCQCLALIPGTSRSGATIIGGMFLGLSRKAATEFSFFLGIPTLGAASLYSLLKHRHVLDSADIGIFAVGFISSFIFAFFAIRALIKFISTHTFIVFAWYRIAFGLIVLATWQFGWVNWAA, encoded by the coding sequence ATGGATCCGATTTTGTTATTTCATTCCCTGATTATGGGTTTGGTCGAAGGCGTGACCGAATTCCTGCCGATTTCATCGACAGGCCATTTGATCCTGACTGGCGATTTGCTCAATTTTCTGAGTAAAGAAAAACGCGATGTCTACGAGATCTTTATTCAGCTTGGCGCCATGCTGGCGGTGGTGTGGGAATACCGTGCAAAAATTGGCAAAACACTGGCTGGCGCGGGTAAGGCAGGCGGGGAGCGCAATCTGCTCTTGGGGATTATTGTCGCGTTTATTCCTGCGGCGATTTTGGGCAAATTGTTTTCCGAGCACATCAAAGCGGTGTTATTTAACCCGATTGCCGTATCGATCGCGTTTATTGTCGGTGGTTTGATTATTTTGTGGGCGGAAAAACGTCAGCACACAGTCACGATTGAAACGGTTGATGATTTAAGCCTGAAAGACGCGCTGAAAGTGGGTTTTTGCCAGTGTTTGGCGCTGATTCCCGGTACTAGCCGTTCGGGCGCAACGATTATCGGCGGGATGTTCTTGGGTCTTTCGCGCAAAGCGGCGACCGAGTTTTCTTTCTTTCTTGGCATTCCTACGCTGGGCGCGGCGTCGCTATATAGCTTGTTGAAACACCGTCATGTACTCGACAGCGCCGACATCGGCATCTTCGCCGTTGGCTTTATCTCGTCGTTTATCTTCGCGTTTTTCGCGATTCGCGCCCTGATCAAGTTTATCTCGACGCACACCTTTATCGTCTTTGCATGGTATCGCATTGCTTTCGGCTTGATCGTTTTGGCGACATGGCAGTTTGGCTGGGTGAACTGGGCGGCGTAA
- the ppk2 gene encoding polyphosphate kinase 2 gives MSKKKSQHAETTVHAQSEMGNKEYAKALKKLQIELVKLQLWVKQTGQKIIIVFEGRDGAGKGGTIKALTERVSPRVFRVVALPAPTDKEKTQLYMQRYFAQFPSAGEIVIFDRSWYNRAGVERVMGFCTEEQSDRFLEITPLMEKYITQSGVTILKYWLDVDMAEQTRRLQDRIEDGRKLWKLTEMDLKSFTKWDEYTKARDRMMEYTDTVWCPWHVAISNDKKRTRLNIISHILKQIPYEALPHAKIKLPKRKPEAKTDKEPHPFRYIPMPF, from the coding sequence ATGAGCAAAAAGAAATCTCAGCACGCCGAAACAACTGTTCACGCCCAATCCGAAATGGGGAATAAAGAGTACGCCAAAGCACTGAAGAAACTCCAAATCGAGCTGGTTAAGCTGCAATTGTGGGTAAAGCAAACAGGGCAAAAAATCATCATCGTCTTTGAAGGTCGTGATGGAGCCGGCAAAGGCGGCACGATTAAGGCCCTAACCGAGCGCGTTAGCCCACGCGTATTCCGCGTAGTCGCCCTGCCCGCGCCCACCGACAAAGAAAAAACACAGCTCTATATGCAGCGCTATTTTGCGCAATTCCCCTCTGCCGGCGAGATCGTGATTTTTGATCGCAGCTGGTACAACCGCGCAGGTGTAGAGCGCGTCATGGGGTTTTGTACAGAAGAGCAATCCGATCGCTTTTTAGAAATCACGCCGTTGATGGAAAAGTACATCACTCAATCGGGCGTGACGATTTTGAAATACTGGCTGGATGTCGACATGGCAGAACAAACCCGCCGCCTGCAAGATCGCATCGAAGATGGTCGCAAATTGTGGAAATTGACCGAGATGGATTTGAAATCCTTCACAAAATGGGATGAATACACCAAGGCGCGTGACCGCATGATGGAATACACCGACACGGTGTGGTGCCCATGGCATGTCGCGATTTCCAATGATAAAAAGCGCACCCGCCTCAATATCATTAGCCATATCTTGAAACAGATCCCTTATGAAGCGCTGCCGCACGCCAAAATCAAGCTACCCAAACGCAAACCTGAGGCCAAAACTGATAAAGAACCGCATCCATTCCGTTATATCCCGATGCCATTCTAA
- a CDS encoding PilT/PilU family type 4a pilus ATPase, with protein sequence MTPEQAQKTMHDLLRMMIQHKASDLFIADDFPPAMKINGKMTPVGQQKLNAVATRALAYAIMRPDQKTEFEEEFECNFAISPEGIGRFRVNVFMQQEKVGMVLRTITSKIPNFDEMGLPKVLKEVMMSKRGLVLLVGGTGSGKSTTMAAMIDYRNEHSHGHIITIEDPVEYLHKNKNCLVTHREVGRDTKGWFNALKNTLRQAPDVILIGEIRDRETMEYAMNFAETGHLCMGTLHANSSNQALERIVNFFPEERHPQLYMDLSLNMRGIISQRLVPTPDGKGRCAAIEILLNTPLVADMIFKGDVGGVKTAMQKSRELGMQTFDMALFDLYEAGKISMEEALKNADSLNELRLNIKLNSQHHRKEEHSSGLDHLSLEVHEEPVVEMVEDAAENSAG encoded by the coding sequence ATGACCCCAGAACAAGCACAAAAAACGATGCACGACTTGCTGCGCATGATGATTCAACATAAAGCATCCGATTTATTTATCGCCGATGATTTTCCGCCTGCGATGAAAATCAACGGCAAAATGACCCCCGTTGGTCAGCAAAAGCTCAATGCCGTCGCTACCCGGGCCTTGGCCTACGCAATTATGCGACCCGATCAGAAAACCGAATTTGAGGAAGAATTCGAATGTAATTTTGCGATTAGCCCCGAGGGGATAGGGCGTTTTCGCGTGAATGTATTTATGCAGCAAGAAAAAGTCGGCATGGTGCTGCGAACGATCACCAGCAAGATCCCCAATTTTGATGAAATGGGACTGCCCAAAGTTTTAAAAGAAGTGATGATGAGTAAGCGCGGCCTAGTGCTGCTCGTCGGAGGGACGGGCTCGGGCAAATCGACGACGATGGCGGCGATGATTGATTACCGCAATGAACACAGCCACGGTCATATCATCACGATTGAAGACCCTGTTGAATATCTGCACAAGAACAAAAATTGTTTGGTGACGCACCGTGAAGTCGGGCGCGATACCAAGGGCTGGTTTAATGCGCTGAAAAACACACTGCGTCAGGCTCCTGATGTCATTTTGATCGGCGAAATTCGCGACCGCGAAACGATGGAATACGCGATGAATTTTGCTGAAACGGGGCATTTGTGCATGGGTACGCTGCACGCCAATAGCTCAAATCAAGCCTTAGAGCGCATTGTGAATTTCTTTCCCGAAGAGCGTCACCCACAGTTGTATATGGACTTGTCGCTCAATATGCGCGGCATTATCTCGCAGCGCTTGGTACCCACGCCGGATGGCAAAGGGCGCTGTGCGGCGATTGAGATTTTGCTCAATACGCCTTTGGTCGCCGATATGATTTTCAAAGGCGACGTAGGGGGAGTGAAAACCGCGATGCAAAAATCGCGTGAGCTGGGCATGCAGACTTTTGATATGGCGCTGTTTGATTTGTATGAAGCGGGCAAAATCAGTATGGAAGAGGCGCTGAAAAATGCCGATTCGCTCAATGAGCTGCGCCTGAATATCAAACTCAATAGCCAACATCATCGCAAGGAAGAACACAGCAGCGGCTTGGATCATTTGTCGCTGGAAGTGCATGAGGAGCCAGTCGTCGAGATGGTAGAGGATGCGGCGGAGAACTCTGCGGGCTAA